One segment of Panulirus ornatus isolate Po-2019 chromosome 2, ASM3632096v1, whole genome shotgun sequence DNA contains the following:
- the LOC139756929 gene encoding uncharacterized protein: MAEKESVSVKWDHHHSVLLQAIKEIYNKEIFADVRLECDGHEHWVHKFILAACSEYFQDVLVDVPHKGSISLSSSVQHKELVSLLDFMYLGEVVVPQEDLAELVAAAEVLMVRGLAVPCEDFSDEGKINGEGSEFKEVYKMTKLPWNTLGNVIRKTSKEVTTNSMFNRKVTTKRRRNEHQDEKNRKAVAIKEEPVEHVEPDGSELTPSYTDGSSDQQNSQPASVYDSVKYKHKINKNIAADKSSDPCCQSSSADINTMLKVLIGNSRNDGRMKYTSNVKEKDTIDPNSDKPVQKSQNLCQETYTGFACPQCRKTFQWRSNLTKHMRTHTGEKPYSCNVCPYKTSYSEALKRHMRIHTGEKPYKCDQCDYKSRDYGSLKQHTRKHFNQEDIEQQFS; the protein is encoded by the exons ATGGCAGAGAAGGAATCTGTGTCAGTGAAGTGGGACCACCATCATTCAGTGCTTCTACAGGCAATTAAAGAGATATACAACAAG GAAATCTTTGCTGATGTCAGACTTGAATGTGATGGTCATGAACACTGGGTGCACAAGTTCATCCTGGCAGCTTGTAGTGAATACTTTCAAGACGTTTTGGTTGATGTTCCCCATAAAGGTTCTATCAGTCTATCTTCTAGTGTTCAACATAAAGAGCTTGTTTCCCTTCTTGATTTTATGTACCTTGGAGAAGTTGTTGTACCTCAGGAAGACCTTGCAGAACTTGTAGCTGCTGCTGAGGTTCTCATGGTTCGTGGGCTTGCTGTTCCATGTGAAGATTTCAGTGATGAGGGGAAAATTAATGGGGAAGGCTCAGAATTTAAAGAAGTttacaaaatgacaaaattgccTTGGAATACTTTAGGTAATGTTATAAGAAAAACCAGTAAGGAAGTTACTACCAACAGTATGTTCAATCGTAAAGTTACaactaaaagaagaagaaatgaacatcaagatgagaaaaacagaAAAGCAGTGGCAATAAAAGAAGAACCTGTTGAGCATGTAGAGCCAGATGGATCAGAGTTGACACCAAGTTATACGGATGGCTCCTCAGATCAGCAAAATTCCCAGCCGGCATCAGTCTATGATTCTGTCAAATACAAGCATAAAATCAACAAAAATATAGCTGCAGATAAAAGTTCAGATCCCTGTTGCCAAAGTTCAAGTGCAGACATCAATACCATGCTGAAAGTTTTGATAGGTAACAGTCGTAATGAT GGAAGAATGAAGTATACTAGTAATGTTAAGGAAAAAGATACTATTGATCCCAATAGTGACAAACCAGTACAGAAAAGCCAGAATTTGTGTCAGGAAACTTATACTGGATTTGCATGTCCACAGTGTAGAAAGACGTTTCAGTGGAGGAGTAACCTTACCAAGCACATGAGAACTCACACTGGAGAAAAACCATATAGTTGTAACGTTTGTCCATACAAGACTAGTTATAGTGAAGCACTGAAGAGGCACATGAGAATACATACTGGAGAAAAACCTTACAAATGTGATCAATGTGATTATAAGAGTAGAGATTATGGCTCATTAAAGCAACACACGAGAAAACATTTTAATCAGGAGGACATAGAACAACAGTTTTCGTAA